A genomic window from Salvia miltiorrhiza cultivar Shanhuang (shh) chromosome 5, IMPLAD_Smil_shh, whole genome shotgun sequence includes:
- the LOC130985771 gene encoding uncharacterized protein LOC130985771, translating to MACLDPRNNFSQFNIDQLMRFTTLYPEDFGPGDCLCLPQQLRNFIAFVRNDSRFSTITNLGSLAQEMVKSGNHLVFQLVFRMIELTLVLPVATASVERAFSAMKIVKTDLRNRMKDEWMNDSLVVYIEKEIFSTIDNEKILQRFQSMSTRRNQLSFLSQTETTSSGSPSVYS from the exons ATGGCGTGTCTTGATCCGAGAAATAATTTCTCCCAATTCAACATTGATCAACTCATGCGTTTCACTACTTTATATCCCGAAGACTTTGGGCCAg GTGATTGTCTATGTCTTCCACAACAACTCCGTAATTTCATAGCATTTGTTCGGAATGATTCTCGATTTTCAACAATTACCAATTTGGGAAGTCTTGCTCAGGAAATGGTTAAAAGTGGTAATCATTTAGTTTTTCAATTGGTTTTTCGAATGATTGAGTTGACATTGGTTTTACCCGTAGCTACTGCTTCTGTTGAGAGAGCATTTTCTGCAATGAAGATTGTTAAGACTGATTTGCGAAACCGTATGAAAGATGAGTGGATGAATGACAGTTTGGTCGTGTATATTGAGAAGGAAATTTTCTCAACTATTGACAACGAGAAGATCTTGCAACGTTTTCAGTCAATGAGTACACGTCGAAATCAACTGTCATTTCTTTCTCAAACAGAGACGACTAGCTCGGGTTCGCCAAGTGTCTATTCATAg
- the LOC130985762 gene encoding probable xyloglucan endotransglucosylase/hydrolase protein 8: MKASLFPRGSKMERSAILSAAFLVGVIVTTPFSRAADLKGSFDDNFSKSCPAKNFKTSEDGQIWHLSLDEDAGCGFMTKEKYRFGWFSMKLKLVGGDSAGVVTAYYMCSENAAGPERDEVDIEFLGNRTGQPYVIQTNVYKNGTGGREMRHSLWFDPTEDFHTYSILWNNHQLVWFVDAVAVRVYKNANYSNNFFPNEKAMYLFSSIWNADDWATRGGLEKTDWKKAPFVSSYKEFKAEGCKWEDPYPACVATTTEHWWDQYAAWHLNDDQKLDYAWVQRNLVIYDYCKDTQRYPELPQECWLSPWA; the protein is encoded by the exons ATGAAAGCATCCCTGTTTCCGAGAGGCTCGAAAATGGAGAGAAGCGCTATTTTGTCGGCCGCATTTCTGGTGGGCGTCATCGTCACCACTCCATTTTCACGGGCAGCTGACCTGAAAGGCTCGTTCGATGATAACTTCAGCAAAAGCTGCCCGGCAAAGAACTTCAAGACTTCTGAAGACGGGCAGATCTGGCACCTATCCCTCGATGAAGATGCag GTTGCGGGTTTATGACGAAAGAGAAATACAGATTCGGGTGGTTCAGCATGAAACTGAAGCTCGTCGGAGGAGATTCCGCCGGAGTCGTCACTGCTTATTAC ATGTGCTCGGAAAACGCGGCGGGGCCGGAGAGGGACGAGGTGGACATCGAGTTCTTGGGGAACCGGACCGGGCAGCCTTACGTGATCCAGACGAACGTGTACAAGAACGGAACCGGCGGTCGGGAGATGAGACACAGCCTGTGGTTCGATCCGACGGAGGATTTCCACACTTACTCCATTCTTTGGAATAACCATCAATTAGT GTGGTTCGTGGACGCGGTGGCGGTGAGAGTGTACAAGAATGCGAACTACAGCAACAACTTCTTCCCGAATGAGAAGGCGATGTATCTGTTCTCGAGCATCTGGAACGCGGACGACTGGGCGACGCGGGGAGGGCTGGAGAAGACGGACTGGAAGAAGGCGCCGTTCGTGTCGTCTTACAAGGAGTTCAAGGCGGAGGGGTGCAAGTGGGAGGACCCCTACCCGGCCTGCGTCGCCACCACGACGGAGCACTGGTGGGATCAGTACGCGGCGTGGCACCTCAACGATGATCAGAAGCTGGACTATGCGTGGGTGCAGAGGAACCTTGTTATTTATGATTATTGCAAGGATACTCAGAGGTATCCCGAGTTGCCTCAGGAGTGTTGGCTAAGTCCCTGGGCCTAA